DNA sequence from the Bradyrhizobium diazoefficiens genome:
AATTGCTCGAGCAGAACGCCTGGATCTCGGCTGCCTGCCCCGGCTCCTGCGCGCCGAACTGGTTACAGGGAAAACCCAGCACCGAGAAGCCGCGCGGCGACAGATCGCGATGCAGATCCTCAAGGCCACGATATTGCGGCGTGAAGCCGCATTTGCTCGCGGTGTTGACGATCAGCAGCACTTGGCCCTCGTAATGGCGCAGCGGCACCTCTTCACCGGCCAATGAGTTGGCCTTGAAATCGTAGATCGCAGACATCGCTAACCCACGGGGTCGATCGGCGACGGCGGCACGCCGCCCGCCTCGATCGCTTCGCCTGCGAGAAGACAAAGGTCCTCGCGATAGCGGCCGGAGACGATGTGCACGCCGACCGGGGCCTTGCCGACGAGACCGGTGGAGACCACGAGGCCCGGCAGGCCCATGAAGGGAATGGCGATCTGCGGCAGCTGCGCTTCCCAGACGCGCTCGAACGAGGCGTCGTCCTTGCGGTCGAGATGGTCGGGGAACGGCAGCTCGCC
Encoded proteins:
- a CDS encoding glutathione peroxidase — encoded protein: MSAIYDFKANSLAGEEVPLRHYEGQVLLIVNTASKCGFTPQYRGLEDLHRDLSPRGFSVLGFPCNQFGAQEPGQAAEIQAFCSSNYDVSFPLFEKIDVNGAHAHPLYEYLKRQQSGLLGASIKWNFTKFLVDRAGKVIARYAPTARPEGLRQQIETLL